In Dehalococcoidia bacterium, the genomic window CCACGAACTGCATGTCCGGGTACTTCTTCGACCAGACGGCGCGGAGCGTGTTCAGGGCCACGTCCCCGTTCACCTTCTCGTTCCACCACAGGCCGATCTTTCTGCCCCGAAGGGTGGTCATGGCTTGGGACGCCAGCACGGTCTTCTTCGGGGGCAGGGCGGAGCGGGGGTTCATGACCTCAAGGAGCGTCGTCATGGCTGCGCCTCCCAATGTGCTAGTTGGGCGGGTAGCGCGCGAATGCCTAGCCGCGCCCGCGGGAGAGCTTGCCCAGCAGGCCGGTCGTCCGCGTCCACGTCTGCTTCCGGTCAGGGCCGGGATACAGTACGGTCACGATGACTTCGGAGATACCCCACCCGTATAGCTCCCGGAGGCGCGCCGCAACCCGCTCCTCGTTGCCAGACAGCACAACCGCGTCGATCATGCGGTCGCTCCACTGGCCCGTCTCGCCAGCCTCGGGAAAGCCAGCCGCCGCGAACATGCGGGCGTAGAAGGGCTGGTGAGGATAGCCGCTCAGTTGCTCGCGCGCGGCGGCGCGTACCTCTTGCACGTTGTCGTGCACGCACATGGGGACGTGGGCAATCAGCGGAGGCGCAGGGCGTCCGGCCTTCTGCGCTCCCATCTTCATCGCCGGGAGAGCCACATCCCGCAGATACACACCGGGGCTGACCCAACTGATGGCGCCGTCGGCTTCCGCCCCGCAAAATTCATAGGAGCCCCGTTGCAGCGCTGAGGCCATGACCGGTACGTTCGGAATAGGGTCGTTCGTGCGGACATGCGCGCGGTAATGGGACCCATCGAAATCCACAGCGCCTTCGCGCAGCAGCGCTTTCACGACGTGCACGTACTCGCGCAGGTCTGTGAGAGGCTGCTTGAAGTCAATTCCGAGAGCCTCCATTCTCGACTTGTGACTCGGGCCCACGCCCAAGCGCATGCGCCCGGGGGCTACCCTCGCGAGCACGCGAAGCTGCTGCACTGTTACGAGGGGATGTCGCAGCCACGTGGGGACAATGCACGTGCCCAGCAGAATGCGCTTCGTCCGCATGGCGGCGGCGCTGAAGAGGGTGAGGGCGTCGAGCGTTTCGCTGCCGGTGGTAAGCCAGGCGCAGTGAATGCCCAGTTCCTCCAGCTCCTGGATACGCGCCACCGTCGCAACGGCGTCCCCGCCGCGGGCGTCCACGCCAATCTTACCGTCGGTCATCGTTATCCCCTCCTTGCGCTGTCTGGCTCCGGCGCCAAGTGTATCATGGTTGCGCGGGCCGACGCCGCGAACGGACTATTGCACGAAGGAAACCCGGAGCGCGTCAGGCGGACGCTCCGCCGCCTCCCGCCCGCGCGGGCAGCATGACCGTGGCGTGGCCCGGCGCTATGACGCGGCCACGCTGGTCCTCCACCCACACGTCCAGGTCCACCAGGTGGTCCTTCCCCTCCGCGCCGTGCGCGCGCGCTGCGGCGTACTTGCGCGCCACCTTACCCTTCAGGTACAGCGTGTCGCCGACGACGCCGAAGAAGCGCACCTCGCCGCCCAGCTTGCGGACCCAGCCGTCGTCGCCCACCCAGTCCTGCAGAAGATGGGAGACGAGCGCGAACCGCTGCCAGCCGTAGTCGTACGCGCCGGGCGCGCCCAGGGCGTGGGCCATGTCGTCGTCCCAGTGCACGCGCTCAATGACGTCCGGCACACCCAGAGTGTTCTTATACATGACGCCGGGATGCTTCTTGGCGTACTCGTACTTGAGCCGGTAGACGCGGATGAACTGGTCCCATCCGTTGCCCATCTTCCAGCCGATCATGTCGGTGACGGTGTACGGGCCTTTGACCATCGTGGGCAGGCTCTCCCCCGACTGCACGTCCTCCCAGTACCGGGGGACAGCGCCGCGCCGGAGGGACTTCTCCCGCTCATACGTCTCGTAAATCTTCTTCATATCCTCATCGGTGACCTGGGCGAGGGTGATGTCCTTGTACTTGCCGCGCTCCCGCGACTCGTCCCGCTCCAGCCGCATGGCCCAGTGGCGGTAGACCGCGACGACCGCGTCGTTCTGGTCGCGCATGGTGTGCGTGGTCTCCTGGCGGTATATCTTCCCCGCGAACTGGCTCCTCTTCTCCTCGAAGGCGGTGATCTGCGACGAGCACCTGATCTGCGTGCCGAGCCGCAGCGGCGCGGGGCACGTCAACTCGCCGCCGGCCCACAGGTTGTGGACGCCGGGCAGGCCTTGCGGTATGCCGCGCCGGCCCATGCAACTCGAAGGGAAGCTGAACGGCGCGATGATTCCCTTCCAGCGGGTCTTCGCCGCATACTCGGGGTCGAGGTACAGCGGATTGTCGTCGCCGAGGCCGAGCGTCGCGTAGTGGCGGATGTTGTCCCGCGTGACTTCGGTGTGGTACTGCTCGTAGCACTGGAACTGCTTGCCCATCCACGAGCGGATTTCGGCAAGCCCCTCCTCGGTGATCTTGCCAAACTTGGGGAAGTACTTGAACTGAGGCCCTGCCATCTCGACGTTCTCCTCTGCGGCAAGGGAATCGAGCAAGCGGGCGCTCGCCCGCCGGATGGCATTGTACAGCAAACAGCGCGGCGGGAGGCCGTGCAATGAGGAGGCACTATCCTTGGTCCCCCTTCCTGGCAGGAAGGGGGACAGAAAAAGTGAACCTGGGGGTCACCCCCAATGCCCCCGTCAAAGGGGCTGCGCCCCTCTGCACACCCCGACGGGCGAGGCGATGGCCGGTCAGCGAGGTGGCGGGCGGCGAGATGAGCGCGCCAGGCAGCAGGCACGGGGGCGCAGTCCTTCTGCGGAAGGATGCCGGGGGTCAAAGGGGGTGTCCCCCTTCTCTTATCCTCCCCCTCTCCGTCGGACGGAGAGGGGGACCGAGGGGGTGAGGTTAGGCGCGGCGGGCGATGGCGACGGCGCGAGAGGGCGAGGATGCAGATAGGAATGATAACCAATACCTTTGCATCCTAGCTGGCGAACTTCACCTTGCAACCGTCGGGAAACGTGCCCTCGCGGCGCTTTTTGTCATTTGGCACGATCACTTCTTCAATGGCAGAGGGGATGCGCCTCTCAAGTTGATCTAAAGCTTTTCTCAGATGGGTTAGTTTCGCTGTGGGGTGGGAATCAGTGAATTCGTCTAGCTCCACCTTTCCTACTG contains:
- a CDS encoding MaoC family dehydratase N-terminal domain-containing protein — its product is MAGPQFKYFPKFGKITEEGLAEIRSWMGKQFQCYEQYHTEVTRDNIRHYATLGLGDDNPLYLDPEYAAKTRWKGIIAPFSFPSSCMGRRGIPQGLPGVHNLWAGGELTCPAPLRLGTQIRCSSQITAFEEKRSQFAGKIYRQETTHTMRDQNDAVVAVYRHWAMRLERDESRERGKYKDITLAQVTDEDMKKIYETYEREKSLRRGAVPRYWEDVQSGESLPTMVKGPYTVTDMIGWKMGNGWDQFIRVYRLKYEYAKKHPGVMYKNTLGVPDVIERVHWDDDMAHALGAPGAYDYGWQRFALVSHLLQDWVGDDGWVRKLGGEVRFFGVVGDTLYLKGKVARKYAAARAHGAEGKDHLVDLDVWVEDQRGRVIAPGHATVMLPARAGGGGASA
- a CDS encoding LLM class flavin-dependent oxidoreductase — encoded protein: MTDGKIGVDARGGDAVATVARIQELEELGIHCAWLTTGSETLDALTLFSAAAMRTKRILLGTCIVPTWLRHPLVTVQQLRVLARVAPGRMRLGVGPSHKSRMEALGIDFKQPLTDLREYVHVVKALLREGAVDFDGSHYRAHVRTNDPIPNVPVMASALQRGSYEFCGAEADGAISWVSPGVYLRDVALPAMKMGAQKAGRPAPPLIAHVPMCVHDNVQEVRAAAREQLSGYPHQPFYARMFAAAGFPEAGETGQWSDRMIDAVVLSGNEERVAARLRELYGWGISEVIVTVLYPGPDRKQTWTRTTGLLGKLSRGRG